A stretch of the Lolium perenne isolate Kyuss_39 chromosome 3, Kyuss_2.0, whole genome shotgun sequence genome encodes the following:
- the LOC127344514 gene encoding large ribosomal subunit protein eL36y, whose product MAPSQPKSGLFVGINKGHVVTKRELAPRPSDRKGKGTKRVHFVRNLIREVAGFAPYEKRITELLKVGKDKRALKVAKRKLGTHKRAKKKREEMSGVLRKMRSAAGGAADKKK is encoded by the exons ATGGCGCCGTCGCAGCCCAAGTCAGGGCTCTTCGTGGGCATCAACAAGGGCCATGTcgtcaccaagcgcgagctggcgcCACGCCCGTCCGACCGCAAGGGG AAAGGTACAAAGAGGGTGCATTTTGTCAGGAACTTGATTAGGGAGGTTGCTGGATTTGCTCCCTATGAGAAACGTATCACTGAGCTTCTTAAGGTTGGAAAGGACAAGCGTGCACTCAAGGTGGCCAAGAGGAAGCTTGGTACTCACAAGAGAGCAAAGAAGAAGAGAGAGGAGATGTCAGGTGTCCTTAGGAAAATGAG GTCTGCTGCTGGTGGTGCTGCTGACAAGAAGAAATAG
- the LOC127344513 gene encoding uncharacterized protein: MMDGWCFSGLIDPPDNNSSWRDWSDLGDGPAGLIAERVLAYDVADYVRFRAVCRPWRQCSPDPRTHGGLDRRFHPWRWTMLREERPVPDRPCFLNTSTGECVKVDIPELHDHELLSFTSEGLLVLVHKTQRATVRLLNPLTRHITELPPLTTLLPTKYHHCKPFENYIYFDGELATWGSGIANDGSTVVLCLNWLRMIGVAKPGDDSWNLIKYNGDGMTAAPLTFAGRFYCVNLSGVMVLEMGAEQPPQLKVSAKLRMRVTPIADSVHLVDNCGELMLVHRRCGRLTARNKSGWGYDVYRVDLKAGRLLRVKSLGGNSVFMGLCCSLSVPLNIFPSHSISADTIYLSLDFNERKALKAAAYHLADGSVDPPCSLAPRPHTLTDCLSLSITE, translated from the exons ATGATGGATGGGTGGTGCTTCTCAGGGCTCATCGACCCTCCTGATAACAACAGCAGCTG GAGGGACTGGTCTGATCTCGGAGATGGGCCAGCGGGGCTCATTGCGGAGCGTGTCCTCGCATACGACGTTGCCGACTACGTCCGCTTCCGCGCCGTGTGCCGGCCATGGCGGCAGTGTTCCCCCGATCCGCGCACGCACGGCGGCCTGGACCGCCGGTTCCATCCCTGGAGGTGGACCATGCTCCGGGAGGAGCGACCCGTGCCGGACCGGCCCTGCTTCCTCAACACATCCACAGGCGAGTGCGTCAAGGTTGATATCCCAGAGCTCCACGACCACGAGCTGCTCTCCTTCACCTCCGAGGGCCTCCTTGTCCTGGTCCACAAGACCCAGCGCGCCACCGTCCGCCTACTCAACCCACTCACCCGCCACATCACCGAGCTCCCGCCGCTGACCACGCTGCTGCCCACCAAGTACCACCACTGCAAGCCTTTCGAGAATTATATCTATTTCGATGGGGAACTCGCAACGTGGGGCTCCGGCATTGCCAACGATGGTTCAACAGTGGTGCTCTGCCTCAACTGGCTCCGGATGATTGGCGTGGCTAAGCCGGGCGACGACTCCTGGAATTTGATCAAGTACAATGGTGATGGGATGACAGCGGCGCCTCTAACGTTTGCTGGCCGTTTCTACTGTGTTAACCTCAGCGGTGTCATGGTGCTGGAGATGGGTGCAGAGCAGCCACCACAGCTTAAGGTGTCTGCCAAGCTGCGTATGCGTGTCACCCCAATCGCGGATAGCGTGCACCTCGTCGACAACTGCGGGGAGCTGATGCTGGTGCATCGTCGGTGTGGTCGGCTGACAGCACGGAATAAATCTGGGTGGGGCTACGACGTTTATCGAGTGGATTTGAAAGCCGGGAGACTATTGCGGGTCAAGAGCTTGGGTGGCAATTCGGTGTTCATGGGCCTGTGTTGCTCTCTTTCAGTGCCTCTGAACATTTTCCCCTCCCACTCCATTAGTGCTGACACCATCTACTTGAGCTTGGACTTCAATGAGAGAAAGGCGTTAAAAGCTGCAGCATATCATCTTGCAGATGGAAGCGTCGACCCCCCGTGTAGCCTGGCGCCACGGCCGCATACTCTCACTGACTGTCTGTCATTGTCCATTACTGAGTGA